ttacctccttaattattgattaaatcaaaaaaaattgttgacaaagtttgtttagaattgtttcagaaacaatttttgttaacacaatttttttctaacttgaaattttaatttcccactgaacagtatgctacaaaaattaatatttttgaggttatatccttattgttgatttaataaaaaaattttgttaacaaaatttgtttagaattacttcaggaacagtgtttgttaatacaattttttgctaatttgaaattttaatttccctctgaatagtatgctatcaaaatgaattatctcaacaattattttttttattaaaaaaatgttttaaataaaatttgtttcaatttcaaattattattttgaggttttgGGGTGTCCCTTTCTTCTGTAGTGGTTTCCAAACCTCTTATCTTGGCACCTCATCAAACACTCTGCGTTTGATTCTGCATATCTATGGCAAAGAAAGCTGGACCGCAAATATAAGGGATATCAGTAGGGTTAAGGCATGAATGAGAGTACACAACAGCTCAATATgcctttaaaatgtttcacatcaatttagaaacacctgtataaaagaaataatcaaACCTGAGAAtctaaatttttaagtttagttCTTAATTCAAATAACTCTGATGATGTaagtaatataaaattaagttgTTCAACCATTAAACTTGCAAACTTTAAGTTAGATTCAATAAGTAAAATTTGAGCTAAAGTTCGATAAATATCTTCAGCGTTTAATAAAACACATAATTGtctacaaataaataaataaattaagtcaaATAAGATGtgtataaaaaacttgtaaaaaACCTTATAATAAATGATCCCTTTTCTTCTAAAAGGGCACTATTTGAGCTAAATGAttgtaataaagttattacaaATTTGGAATAATATGGACTGGGATCTAAatcaaaaacagaaaaattagtattaatttttaaggtaaaataaaaaaattacctttgGTTTCTGTTGGCGTTGATATTACTTCGGAAATAACAGCTAAACATTGTTGTACAACTTCATCAGCCGGATCAGAAAGTGTTTTTTGAAGAACaggaaataaaatatctataaACTCATACatctaaaaacaataaaaaaaaatttaaataataattaatatgattatgtattttttactttatgaggtaattttttatacaaatgcAGTATCCACTTCAAAACAGCTACTTTTGTTTGAACAGAATTATGCAACAAATAATCCGTTAAAACCTCAACTACttttggtaaatttaattcataaattttacgATCTTCACCTTAAAAcacattaataaatcaaaaattatttgttttattaaaaaaactcacTCTCTTGAATTTCAGTTTGTTGTTTAACTTTCTCCTCTTGAAGTGAAACCAATTTTTCCATAATGTAATTTACAGCCTCAGCAGTTTCTTTGATATCTGTTACTGGATTAAGGAGAGAAAAAGAGGTTTCAATcatgcaaaaatatttaattgaagCAGTgcattatttgtttattttttttaaattaagtgcATGCAGCGTatgttttaaagaataaaaaaacaaggaTACTTTTACGATCGTCCGATTCATAAGCTAAACAAGGTAAAACCGCCATAAATATTCCAGACATATGAGGCAACATTAAAACTCCAGATAATTGTACAAACTCTTTAATCCATGTTATTGCAGtgtactaaaaataaaattagtttttaggAGTATTAGAAACCATTttcgaaactttaaaattacctGTACAATATTATCACTTTTATCTTGTGCAtgttcaattaaaatattaatcatacTACCAAAATCTACTCTACTAGGATTTTGTTTGATGCTACGTAAAAACTCTCCCAATACCGTatcacacatttttttaacttcaagTACTGGATCTTCTAATATCCTAAATAACCCATCTAACATTTCcggtaaataaataactagATCTATATCCGGAACAGCATCCAATACAGAAATCCATGATATAACAAATTGCCtagcaaaagatttttttgtataaattcgTTCGCGAAGCAATGGCATAAAACCATCCAAATCAAATGAATTACTCTCAGTTACAATATCCTACAAAAATAGTAtctattaataacaataatataaaaaatattagtatttacattacctttaataatttatctaATAATTCAGAAGCGTTTTTTACATCTTGTTCAGGATCTGTAGATATTTTACATAAGGCATTAAAAATTGCAGCAAAATGTGGGAGAACAGCCCCTCTTGCAACTTTAACTACATTATAAAGTGATTCACAAGCGTAATATCTAACTCTTAAATCGGCATCGGAAAAACAAGCTAAAATTGGTTTTATAAGTTCATCTGTATAG
This genomic stretch from Onthophagus taurus isolate NC chromosome 7, IU_Otau_3.0, whole genome shotgun sequence harbors:
- the LOC111418821 gene encoding protein VAC14 homolog isoform X2; this encodes MSEKDFAPLSLACVKALHDKLYEKRKFAALEVEKMVKEFILTKNTIQIKRILKVLQDFATSQNPNAKKGGLIGLAACSIALGKVSADYTDELIKPILACFSDADLRVRYYACESLYNVVKVARGAVLPHFAAIFNALCKISTDPEQDVKNASELLDKLLKDIVTESNSFDLDGFMPLLRERIYTKKSFARQFVISWISVLDAVPDIDLVIYLPEMLDGLFRILEDPVLEVKKMCDTVLGEFLRSIKQNPSRVDFGSMINILIEHAQDKSDNIVQYTAITWIKEFVQLSGVLMLPHMSGIFMAVLPCLAYESDDRKNIKETAEAVNYIMEKLVSLQEEKVKQQTEIQESEDRKIYELNLPKVVEVLTDYLLHNSVQTKVAVLKWILHLYKKLPHKMYEFIDILFPVLQKTLSDPADEVVQQCLAVISEVISTPTETKDPSPYYSKFVITLLQSFSSNSALLEEKGSFIIRQLCVLLNAEDIYRTLAQILLIESNLKFASLMVEQLNFILLTSSELFELRTKLKNLDSQESCSLFCCLYKTWCHNPVATVALCFLSQCYNHVCDLIMLFGDLEVTKNLLSEIDKLVRLIESPIFAYLRLELLKVPADECLVRALYGLLMLLPQTEAFQILQTRLSCIPSLHLHCDQRNQAELKPVPERMQHIHFPELLKHFKIVQNNHKNFKKGQRTKELSANNEKIVEL
- the LOC111418821 gene encoding protein VAC14 homolog isoform X1 — protein: MSEKDFAPLSLACVKALHDKLYEKRKFAALEVEKMVKEFILTKNTIQIKRILKVLQDFATSQNPNAKKGGLIGLAACSIALGKVSADYTDELIKPILACFSDADLRVRYYACESLYNVVKVARGAVLPHFAAIFNALCKISTDPEQDVKNASELLDKLLKDIVTESNSFDLDGFMPLLRERIYTKKSFARQFVISWISVLDAVPDIDLVIYLPEMLDGLFRILEDPVLEVKKMCDTVLGEFLRSIKQNPSRVDFGSMINILIEHAQDKSDNIVQYTAITWIKEFVQLSGVLMLPHMSGIFMAVLPCLAYESDDRKITDIKETAEAVNYIMEKLVSLQEEKVKQQTEIQESEDRKIYELNLPKVVEVLTDYLLHNSVQTKVAVLKWILHLYKKLPHKMYEFIDILFPVLQKTLSDPADEVVQQCLAVISEVISTPTETKDPSPYYSKFVITLLQSFSSNSALLEEKGSFIIRQLCVLLNAEDIYRTLAQILLIESNLKFASLMVEQLNFILLTSSELFELRTKLKNLDSQESCSLFCCLYKTWCHNPVATVALCFLSQCYNHVCDLIMLFGDLEVTKNLLSEIDKLVRLIESPIFAYLRLELLKVPADECLVRALYGLLMLLPQTEAFQILQTRLSCIPSLHLHCDQRNQAELKPVPERMQHIHFPELLKHFKIVQNNHKNFKKGQRTKELSANNEKIVEL